A region from the Caldicellulosiruptor naganoensis genome encodes:
- a CDS encoding phospholipase D-like domain-containing anti-phage protein: MLERYSSRLIDLAEEFLNKHLKNAKSYDRLAGYFSSSILEIAGEAIESIEGVARVVCNSEVESKDVLVAKLAKQKLVREWFKSKPELKAEQFPERFKKLYELLKSGKLQVRVVPNDVYGLVHGKAGVITLSDGRKIAFVGSVNETLPAWKGNYEILWADDSIESVEWVQNEFDFFWNNPYACELCDLIIENIGRLAEKNIVSIEEWKKEPDPASPVIEAPVYREGFGLWNHQKYFVKMVFEEHCKDGARYILADEVGLGKTAQLGMIAQLTALYGDKPVLIIVPKTLLWQWQDELKTMFDIPSAVWDGKRWIVETGQEYRPQANGIPPILQCPRRIGIISQGLITSNSDIVKPLLDLEYECVIVDEAHRARRQNLNKPAEKPEPNNLMKFLLELSQKTKTMILATATPIQLHPIEGWDLLYILAQGSQKVLGDAFSLWQLRPLEGIDYVRGEKEISSKAYYWSWIRNPLPPSSENPFTIGKLRRSLGMGDDEYVSYDDYDALLPSQQDIVDELIEENFMEKYNPFIRHIVKRKRSTLENTVDPETGEPYLKKIDVVLFGEGDDEGLVLSAPLKKAYEYAEEFTNLLRQKTGAKGFYKTLLLRRMGSSMQAGLNTAKAIYEKRAIVKDDFSEEDEDDEMPDRISITGRDELFCLEEIIDLLEYNKDKDPKLNKILHILNDMGWLERGCIIFSEYFDTAWTIAQKLSSAMPDKNIAIYAGGDKSGIIKNGVYSKVERDEIKELVLDGKIKLMIGTDAAAEGLNLQTLGALINVDLPWNPIRLEQRQGRIRRIGQQFDKVYVYNLRYKDSIEDRIHAVLSGRIKLTYDMIGSLPEIIKDEWMEIVKTVEVLNSEHPFDIKYREHVEKVDWESCKKVLDNEQRKEWLMRGWELVLDK; this comes from the coding sequence ATGCTTGAAAGATATTCGTCACGTCTTATTGACCTTGCAGAGGAATTTTTAAACAAACACCTGAAAAATGCTAAAAGCTATGATAGACTTGCTGGGTACTTTAGCTCATCTATCTTAGAGATAGCAGGTGAAGCAATTGAGAGTATAGAAGGAGTTGCAAGGGTTGTTTGCAACTCTGAGGTTGAGAGCAAGGACGTTTTAGTGGCAAAACTTGCAAAACAAAAGCTTGTCAGGGAATGGTTCAAATCGAAACCTGAGCTTAAGGCTGAACAGTTTCCAGAGAGGTTTAAAAAACTCTATGAACTTCTGAAAAGCGGTAAACTTCAGGTAAGAGTTGTACCAAATGATGTGTATGGACTTGTACATGGCAAAGCCGGTGTCATAACTCTATCAGATGGTAGAAAGATTGCATTTGTTGGAAGTGTCAATGAAACCTTACCTGCCTGGAAAGGCAACTACGAGATACTTTGGGCAGATGACAGTATTGAGAGCGTGGAATGGGTGCAAAATGAGTTTGACTTTTTCTGGAATAATCCTTATGCTTGTGAGCTTTGTGATTTGATAATTGAAAATATAGGAAGATTGGCAGAAAAAAATATAGTTAGCATTGAGGAATGGAAAAAAGAGCCTGATCCTGCATCTCCTGTGATAGAAGCACCTGTTTACCGGGAAGGTTTTGGACTTTGGAATCACCAAAAGTATTTTGTAAAAATGGTGTTTGAAGAGCACTGCAAAGATGGAGCAAGATACATTCTTGCAGATGAGGTTGGACTTGGTAAAACTGCCCAGCTTGGTATGATTGCTCAGCTTACAGCGCTTTATGGAGACAAACCTGTTTTGATAATTGTTCCAAAGACACTTTTATGGCAGTGGCAGGATGAGCTCAAAACAATGTTTGATATACCTTCTGCTGTGTGGGATGGGAAAAGATGGATAGTTGAAACAGGGCAAGAGTACAGGCCACAGGCAAATGGCATACCCCCAATCTTACAGTGTCCAAGGCGAATAGGAATAATTTCCCAAGGCTTGATTACCTCTAATTCGGATATTGTAAAGCCTCTTTTGGACCTTGAGTATGAATGTGTAATTGTTGATGAGGCACACAGGGCAAGGCGCCAAAATTTAAATAAGCCTGCTGAAAAGCCAGAGCCTAACAACCTTATGAAGTTTTTACTTGAGCTATCACAAAAGACAAAGACAATGATTTTAGCAACTGCAACTCCAATTCAGCTACATCCCATTGAGGGTTGGGACCTTCTGTATATACTTGCACAGGGCTCTCAAAAGGTTTTAGGCGATGCATTTAGCCTGTGGCAACTGAGACCTTTAGAAGGAATTGATTATGTGAGGGGAGAAAAAGAAATTTCAAGTAAGGCTTATTACTGGAGCTGGATAAGAAATCCTCTGCCTCCCTCAAGTGAAAATCCATTTACAATTGGGAAACTCAGAAGATCACTTGGTATGGGTGACGATGAGTATGTTTCATATGATGATTATGATGCACTTTTGCCATCCCAGCAGGATATCGTAGATGAGCTTATAGAAGAAAACTTCATGGAAAAGTATAATCCTTTTATCAGGCATATTGTCAAGAGAAAAAGAAGTACACTTGAAAATACAGTTGATCCAGAAACAGGTGAGCCGTATCTTAAGAAGATTGATGTTGTCCTTTTTGGTGAAGGTGATGATGAAGGTCTTGTACTTTCTGCACCACTCAAAAAAGCTTATGAGTATGCTGAAGAATTTACAAATTTACTGAGGCAGAAAACAGGCGCGAAAGGGTTTTATAAGACACTACTTTTGCGAAGGATGGGCTCTTCTATGCAAGCAGGCTTGAACACTGCAAAAGCAATTTATGAAAAGAGAGCAATTGTTAAAGACGACTTTTCTGAAGAGGATGAAGACGATGAAATGCCTGATAGAATTAGTATCACAGGCAGGGATGAGCTTTTCTGTTTGGAAGAAATAATAGATCTTCTTGAATATAACAAAGACAAAGACCCAAAACTAAATAAAATTTTGCATATCTTAAACGACATGGGGTGGCTTGAAAGGGGCTGCATAATCTTTTCTGAGTACTTTGACACAGCATGGACCATTGCACAAAAATTGTCTTCAGCTATGCCAGACAAGAACATAGCAATTTATGCGGGTGGTGATAAATCTGGCATAATCAAGAATGGAGTTTATTCAAAGGTAGAACGGGATGAGATAAAAGAGCTTGTGTTAGACGGTAAAATTAAACTTATGATTGGAACAGATGCCGCTGCAGAAGGTTTGAACTTGCAAACGCTAGGTGCTCTTATAAACGTTGACCTTCCATGGAACCCAATAAGACTTGAGCAGCGCCAGGGAAGAATAAGAAGAATAGGTCAGCAATTTGACAAGGTTTATGTGTATAACTTAAGATACAAAGATTCTATTGAAGATAGAATTCATGCAGTTCTGTCTGGCAGAATAAAACTCACCTATGATATGATTGGATCACTTCCAGAGATTATAAAAGATGAGTGGATGGAAATTGTCAAAACAGTTGAAGTTTTAAATTCCGAGCATCCATTTGATATAAAATATAGAGAGCATGTCGAAAAAGTCGACTGGGAAAGCTGCAAAAAGGTTTTGGACAATGAGCAAAGAAAGGAGTGGCTGATGAGGGGGTGGGAGTTAGTGCTGGATAAATGA
- a CDS encoding [Fe-Fe] hydrogenase large subunit C-terminal domain-containing protein has product MLKEMLASGIKPIAVVAPSARANFKIGKLINTLREIGFKEVYDVSFGADITTWAYIRYIQRFSKKSVIAQPCPAVVNYIEKHIPQLLDYLIPVQSPMMCVSIFLKKYLKKTEPIVFISPCIAKKDEIARFPDIVQLNVTYISLMEEFGDVYNRAADTGKFDYAEGYLGKLFSRPGGLKENVHAYFKDAKVKQIEGDIIFEYLEKDYLNTPDNQKPLIVDILNCHEGCNKGTATKLDVPIDVIDYEFDVMKKSTYNKFKSKRLFKFFDKKLKLEDFMTTYSNKSKYLEKPSSDVLENIYNEMLKTSTEKRNLNCSACGYDSCEEMAIAIYYGYNRKENCVNYLKDKLSLENEELYTKNIQINKLLDNINNTQKQLEELINEVAFATDVVDRSMQEIAVGYSESAKEIENISTSVSGLLAQIKLLDSISKELSTKIDILNKTNNILQDIGSSISLYALNASIEASKITESKGFSVIASEIRKLADRMKVETSIVKKEFDTMISLMNQIPDLSEKILNAIENINSSLVNESALIEELTAKSEEISAEISRLNALIQQEGVLEEK; this is encoded by the coding sequence TTGCTTAAAGAGATGTTAGCTTCTGGTATAAAACCTATTGCAGTTGTTGCCCCCTCAGCAAGAGCCAATTTCAAAATAGGAAAACTTATAAATACTTTGAGAGAAATTGGATTTAAAGAGGTTTACGATGTTTCTTTTGGTGCAGATATAACCACTTGGGCTTATATCAGATACATTCAGCGTTTTTCCAAAAAAAGTGTTATTGCTCAACCATGTCCTGCAGTAGTTAATTACATAGAAAAACACATTCCTCAACTTCTTGATTATCTGATTCCTGTCCAGAGCCCAATGATGTGTGTAAGTATTTTTCTGAAAAAATATTTGAAAAAAACCGAACCAATAGTTTTTATTTCTCCATGTATTGCTAAAAAAGACGAGATAGCAAGATTTCCTGATATTGTCCAGTTGAATGTAACATATATTTCCTTGATGGAAGAATTTGGTGATGTATACAACAGGGCAGCTGATACAGGAAAGTTTGATTATGCTGAAGGGTATTTAGGAAAACTTTTTAGCAGACCAGGCGGATTAAAAGAGAATGTTCATGCATATTTCAAGGATGCAAAAGTAAAACAGATCGAAGGTGATATAATATTTGAATATTTAGAAAAAGACTATTTGAATACGCCAGACAATCAAAAACCTCTAATTGTTGACATATTAAACTGCCACGAGGGGTGCAATAAAGGAACCGCTACCAAATTAGATGTTCCTATCGATGTAATAGATTATGAATTTGATGTTATGAAGAAAAGTACGTATAACAAATTCAAAAGTAAAAGATTGTTTAAGTTCTTCGACAAAAAACTTAAATTAGAAGACTTTATGACAACGTACTCAAACAAAAGCAAGTATTTAGAAAAGCCTTCTTCTGATGTGTTAGAAAATATCTACAATGAAATGCTAAAAACCTCGACAGAAAAGAGAAATTTAAATTGTTCAGCTTGCGGATATGATTCTTGTGAAGAAATGGCTATTGCAATCTACTATGGATATAACAGAAAAGAAAATTGTGTAAATTACTTAAAAGATAAACTGTCTCTTGAGAATGAAGAATTATATACCAAAAATATACAAATAAATAAACTATTAGATAATATTAACAATACTCAAAAACAACTTGAGGAATTAATAAATGAAGTGGCATTTGCTACAGATGTTGTAGATAGGAGTATGCAAGAGATAGCTGTTGGATATAGTGAGAGTGCTAAAGAAATTGAGAATATATCTACTTCAGTTTCTGGATTATTAGCTCAAATTAAGTTACTTGATAGTATTAGTAAAGAGTTGTCTACGAAAATTGATATTCTAAACAAAACAAATAATATACTTCAGGATATAGGAAGTAGCATATCTCTTTATGCTTTAAATGCTTCTATTGAAGCTTCAAAAATAACTGAGTCAAAAGGTTTTTCTGTTATAGCCTCAGAAATAAGGAAACTTGCAGATAGAATGAAAGTTGAAACATCTATCGTAAAAAAGGAATTTGATACAATGATCAGTTTGATGAACCAGATCCCTGATTTATCGGAGAAAATTTTAAATGCGA
- a CDS encoding DNA adenine methylase, producing the protein MRTQITFFRQKVVPIVKWAGGKRQIIKSLLEKLPSHFSTYYEPFLGGGALLIELYNRGILKNAVVSDINLELINLYTAIKNCPDEVVYYIKNLDFKNAEDDYYKARELYNSIKIKSIGTIENENLLKAVLLLYLNRHCYNGLYRVNSKGEFNVPFGRYKNPKMPTSEEIFAFSEMLQSVEILHADFEEAVKKASEFDFVYFDPPYMPVSKTANFTDYTVAGFTKEEQVRLKNVCDNLSKKGCFVMISNSDSEFIRDLYRSYNIEVIEAKRLINSSAEKRTGHKEVIITNY; encoded by the coding sequence ATGAGGACTCAAATAACTTTTTTTCGCCAAAAAGTTGTGCCCATAGTGAAATGGGCGGGTGGTAAAAGGCAGATAATAAAGAGTTTGCTTGAAAAACTGCCAAGCCATTTTTCCACATATTATGAACCTTTTTTAGGTGGCGGAGCACTTTTGATAGAGCTTTATAATAGAGGAATTTTAAAGAATGCTGTTGTTTCAGATATTAATCTTGAACTCATAAACCTTTACACTGCAATTAAAAATTGTCCAGATGAGGTAGTTTACTATATTAAAAATTTAGATTTTAAAAATGCCGAGGACGATTACTATAAGGCAAGAGAACTTTACAATTCTATTAAAATAAAAAGTATAGGTACAATTGAAAATGAAAACTTACTCAAAGCAGTGTTATTGCTCTATTTGAACAGACATTGTTACAATGGGCTTTACAGGGTGAATTCAAAAGGCGAATTCAATGTTCCTTTTGGAAGATATAAAAATCCTAAAATGCCAACCAGTGAAGAAATATTTGCCTTTTCAGAAATGCTACAATCTGTTGAAATTTTACATGCAGACTTTGAAGAAGCAGTGAAAAAAGCTTCTGAGTTTGATTTTGTGTATTTTGATCCTCCATACATGCCTGTGTCCAAAACAGCTAATTTTACTGATTACACAGTTGCAGGTTTTACAAAAGAGGAACAAGTAAGGCTGAAAAATGTTTGTGATAACCTGAGCAAAAAGGGTTGTTTTGTTATGATAAGCAACTCAGATTCAGAGTTTATAAGAGATCTTTATAGAAGTTACAACATTGAGGTAATAGAGGCAAAAAGACTCATTAATTCAAGTGCAGAGAAAAGGACTGGTCATAAAGAAGTTATTATAACTAATTATTGA
- a CDS encoding ATP-binding protein encodes MNEKIKLYRLCFENLKVYRNLIHDSVLEKLYNLICYIDDGNKDFVRIVNLYSTVCYNLLEAGKGCSLKEYIIEKILFSENTFTKLAAKSVNNIAINESLKKAAACDLDCLEFISNFSAKEIKDYLKESAALPNFLAESFLELKGTNTMLHNTIDNSTKTIIEKFLKKTCWSSLIEELVEFHRQNGFGIFAKYKGFSWDGEKLIGIENLDPIRLDSLVNIDRQKKIVVENTLAFLNGQRVNNILLYGSRGTGKSSTVKAILNEFSHKGLRIVEVFKDQLYTFPRLIRILKDVPLKFIIFVDDLSFEDIEENYTKLKAILEGSLEAMPQNVVIYATSNRRHLVKERFSDRNGLSDDEVHFNDTLEEKLSLADRFGIVVTYPSPTQQEYLAIVDEIAKKRGIEITEKLHRLALQWEMNYNGRSARTAKQFVDWYEAQVKMEKG; translated from the coding sequence ATGAATGAGAAAATAAAGCTCTACAGACTGTGTTTTGAAAACCTAAAAGTTTATCGAAACCTTATTCATGATAGCGTTCTTGAAAAGCTGTATAATCTTATCTGCTACATTGACGATGGAAATAAGGATTTTGTAAGAATTGTAAATCTTTATAGCACAGTTTGTTACAATCTTTTAGAAGCTGGGAAAGGCTGTAGTTTAAAGGAATACATTATTGAGAAAATTCTCTTTAGCGAAAACACTTTTACAAAATTAGCAGCAAAAAGTGTTAACAACATAGCAATAAATGAGAGTCTTAAAAAAGCTGCAGCTTGTGATTTAGACTGCCTTGAGTTTATATCAAACTTTTCTGCAAAAGAGATAAAAGATTATTTAAAAGAATCTGCTGCCTTGCCAAACTTTTTAGCTGAAAGTTTTTTAGAGCTCAAAGGCACAAATACCATGTTGCATAACACCATTGATAACTCTACAAAAACCATCATTGAAAAATTTTTGAAAAAAACTTGCTGGAGCAGTTTAATTGAGGAGCTTGTAGAATTCCACAGGCAAAATGGCTTTGGAATCTTTGCAAAATACAAAGGTTTTTCATGGGATGGCGAGAAGCTAATTGGCATTGAAAACTTAGACCCAATAAGATTAGATAGCCTTGTAAATATTGACAGGCAGAAAAAGATTGTTGTTGAAAACACTTTAGCGTTTTTAAATGGTCAAAGAGTCAACAATATCCTGCTTTATGGCAGCAGAGGAACTGGAAAGTCATCAACTGTAAAAGCAATTTTGAACGAGTTTTCTCACAAGGGCTTAAGAATTGTTGAAGTGTTTAAAGACCAGCTTTATACTTTTCCGAGGCTAATTAGAATCTTAAAAGATGTCCCGCTTAAATTCATAATCTTTGTAGACGATTTGTCTTTTGAAGACATTGAGGAAAATTATACCAAACTAAAAGCCATTTTAGAAGGGTCTTTAGAGGCAATGCCTCAAAATGTTGTTATATATGCAACCTCAAACAGAAGACACTTGGTAAAAGAAAGGTTCAGCGACAGAAATGGTCTTTCTGATGATGAAGTGCACTTTAACGACACTTTAGAAGAAAAACTTTCTCTTGCTGACAGGTTTGGAATAGTGGTCACATACCCATCCCCAACCCAGCAAGAATACCTTGCAATTGTTGATGAAATTGCAAAGAAAAGGGGAATTGAGATTACAGAAAAGCTTCACAGGCTTGCTCTGCAGTGGGAGATGAACTACAACGGCCGCTCAGCAAGAACAGCTAAGCAGTTTGTTGACTGGTATGAGGCACAGGTTAAAATGGAAAAGGGCTAA
- a CDS encoding M48 family metalloprotease: protein MVWIKILGLDLACIALYIIIMHIIKNYIILNFQNSKNKEEAATKLNTFFIWSIFVVSTAIGALAGFSMAAILKVKGLREFTLFMILLAFEIYVVIMFFTNKIHEKIFDQKLKSLFVIRQFVVVSLGLIVMLFIILIPILANLKTDDYKYTYLLPISIFIGFYLFWLIFLNLQYPKKELKIDEYPFIKEVLKKFNFEDIKVILLETMGQKFANLFAAGVFKPQLLVTSYALENLKEDQFQAIMVHEIGHIKRKHVRKILLGWVITIFYYLAFVYGLESLIDYFVQDIVIFNIVILAILLAGTLQLFLLISYIGRIAEIEADLFVLKSGVDREVYENALKSIYALNYIKGDVSKPLEKIQSHPSLKKRIRILTDVEKKQYKEYFPPFKKVYSTLIAAMVVFFTSYITFGILLPNNNLIKDSANIEKIRLIKYVSASTDVGRNGKKVNLRVEKSITDEKEIQDILRCIRKIKTKSDFANTLFERDYEIEIYQKSSQPTIYYFSSSSGVIMKYVLAEDFVKGGSRPWVGVNKELGKVISKYFNSNEN from the coding sequence ATGGTTTGGATTAAAATATTGGGTCTAGATTTGGCATGCATTGCATTATACATTATTATTATGCACATTATTAAAAATTACATTATATTAAACTTTCAAAACAGTAAGAACAAAGAGGAAGCAGCTACAAAGCTAAATACCTTTTTTATTTGGTCAATATTCGTAGTTAGCACTGCAATAGGAGCATTAGCTGGATTTTCGATGGCAGCGATACTCAAGGTAAAGGGATTGCGTGAATTTACTTTGTTCATGATATTGTTAGCTTTTGAAATTTATGTTGTAATAATGTTTTTTACAAATAAAATTCATGAAAAAATTTTTGATCAAAAGTTAAAAAGTTTATTTGTAATAAGGCAGTTTGTGGTTGTTTCCTTGGGTTTAATTGTTATGCTTTTTATAATTTTAATACCTATTTTAGCCAATTTAAAAACTGATGATTATAAATATACCTATCTTTTACCCATTTCTATTTTTATAGGGTTTTATTTATTTTGGTTAATATTTTTGAATCTGCAATATCCTAAGAAGGAACTAAAAATAGATGAATATCCTTTCATCAAAGAAGTTTTAAAAAAGTTTAATTTTGAAGATATAAAAGTTATTCTTCTTGAAACAATGGGACAAAAGTTTGCAAATCTTTTTGCAGCAGGTGTTTTTAAACCACAGCTTTTAGTTACATCATATGCTTTGGAAAATTTAAAAGAAGATCAGTTTCAGGCAATTATGGTTCACGAAATAGGGCATATAAAGAGAAAACATGTAAGAAAAATACTTTTAGGTTGGGTCATAACTATATTCTATTATTTAGCTTTTGTCTACGGGCTTGAAAGTTTAATCGATTATTTTGTGCAAGACATTGTAATTTTTAATATTGTTATATTAGCTATCTTATTGGCGGGTACACTTCAACTTTTTCTACTAATAAGTTACATTGGTCGAATTGCCGAAATTGAAGCAGACTTATTTGTGCTAAAAAGTGGGGTGGATAGAGAGGTTTATGAGAATGCCTTGAAATCAATTTATGCACTTAACTACATAAAAGGTGATGTTTCAAAGCCGCTCGAGAAGATTCAATCCCATCCTTCGTTAAAAAAGAGGATCCGGATATTGACTGATGTTGAAAAAAAACAATATAAAGAATATTTCCCACCATTCAAAAAGGTTTATAGTACGCTGATAGCAGCTATGGTAGTGTTCTTTACAAGTTATATAACATTTGGTATACTGCTGCCAAATAATAATCTAATTAAAGATTCCGCAAATATTGAAAAGATAAGGTTGATAAAATATGTTTCAGCCTCGACCGATGTTGGTAGAAACGGTAAGAAGGTTAATTTACGGGTGGAAAAAAGCATTACAGATGAAAAAGAAATACAAGATATATTAAGATGCATTAGGAAGATAAAAACTAAATCTGATTTTGCTAATACTCTATTTGAAAGGGATTATGAAATTGAAATATACCAAAAGAGTAGCCAGCCTACAATTTATTATTTTTCATCAAGTTCAGGTGTGATTATGAAATATGTTTTAGCTGAAGATTTTGTAAAAGGGGGAAGTAGGCCATGGGTAGGAGTTAATAAAGAACTTGGGAAGGTTATTTCAAAGTATTTCAATAGCAATGAAAATTAG
- a CDS encoding PD-(D/E)XK nuclease superfamily protein — protein sequence MSPGGRGTRTGKVHEKLIQQALLENYPDAFKEQVVVGNDLFGNKYKADFVLNDEIIISAKWQQTRGTAEQKIVYEIITLVKILKENPKYKKAYIIIGGTGYTKKAKDFYLNQKHVDYIKEGNLVEIISFEDFVKRSNLKLL from the coding sequence GTGTCACCTGGTGGAAGAGGTACTCGGACAGGGAAGGTTCATGAAAAATTGATTCAACAGGCATTGTTAGAAAATTACCCTGATGCGTTTAAGGAACAAGTTGTGGTTGGCAATGATCTCTTTGGGAATAAATATAAAGCTGATTTTGTTTTAAATGACGAGATAATTATAAGTGCTAAATGGCAGCAAACACGCGGGACCGCAGAGCAAAAAATAGTTTATGAGATAATCACCTTGGTTAAAATTTTAAAGGAAAATCCAAAGTATAAAAAAGCTTATATTATAATTGGTGGAACAGGATATACTAAGAAAGCAAAAGATTTTTATTTAAATCAAAAACATGTTGACTATATAAAAGAGGGGAACTTGGTTGAAATAATATCTTTTGAAGATTTTGTCAAAAGATCGAATTTGAAATTACTGTAA
- a CDS encoding SurA N-terminal domain-containing protein: MKEKKIRRCFSLIIMVIISLMAFSTVLSADIWIECGKKIKNIQQSKDNRVVAVVNGEKIYKKDLEVAYALEEASYLSRKESYQKLLKKYKASFLKPPVQKTKKDVLNNMIENLLLLQAAKKEGYIVSEKEAKDYYEKTKKTMQDVISGKVSGDVESVKFANDVIEKLIKGWGITREEYDKKVIEQTRNMLSIQKLLDAKFEEFRLKSKNLVIEDFRKEYINSLKKKAKITIYKRNI, from the coding sequence TTGAAAGAGAAGAAGATTAGAAGATGCTTTTCTTTGATAATAATGGTAATAATAAGTCTGATGGCATTTTCTACAGTCTTATCAGCAGATATTTGGATAGAGTGTGGCAAGAAGATAAAAAATATACAGCAGTCAAAAGACAATAGAGTTGTAGCAGTTGTAAACGGTGAAAAGATTTATAAAAAGGATTTAGAGGTTGCGTATGCGTTAGAAGAGGCAAGCTATTTATCTCGAAAAGAATCTTATCAAAAGCTTTTAAAAAAATACAAGGCAAGCTTTCTAAAGCCACCTGTGCAAAAGACAAAAAAAGATGTTTTAAACAACATGATAGAAAATCTTCTTTTGCTTCAGGCTGCTAAAAAAGAAGGGTATATAGTGTCAGAAAAAGAAGCGAAAGACTACTATGAAAAAACAAAGAAGACAATGCAAGACGTAATAAGTGGAAAAGTTTCAGGTGATGTGGAAAGTGTAAAGTTTGCAAATGATGTAATTGAGAAGCTCATCAAAGGATGGGGAATAACAAGAGAGGAGTATGACAAAAAAGTTATTGAACAGACAAGAAATATGCTTTCTATTCAGAAACTACTTGATGCAAAATTTGAAGAGTTCAGGCTCAAGTCCAAGAATTTGGTGATTGAAGACTTCAGAAAGGAATATATAAATTCATTAAAGAAAAAAGCTAAAATAACAATATATAAAAGGAATATTTAA